GCACCTTATGCTGGGAGGTTCGGCGTGCGGCAAACGTACCCCATGGCGCCCGCCAGAGCGTATAGTCCAAGCAGTAACCGCACTATCCCTTCTGGGGCAAAGGGTTCCAATCACGCGGGCGTGGGCACCCTTCCCATTTCAGGGGCCGCTTAGCCAGCGGCCATTTGCGCTGAACCTTAGGGCCGTCAGTGCCGAGACGGCTAACTACGGGAGCAGATTGCATTAATTATTGTCAGCCCGCAATCGGCAACCCTTAACGCATAGACGAGGGCTCCGTTTGGCGCCAACAAATACACCAAGCGGCCTCAGCCTTTTCGGTCGGGACCGCTTGGACTTGCATAGACGAAGAGGCAACCACGGCAGTTCCTAATGTATACACCCTACCCTGGGTGCCTCGAATATCCCACAGGACCGCCGCCTAGAATCCCTCGAGCACGATCTTACCTACCGTGCGCCCTGACTCGATTTCCGCGTGTGCCTTCTTGAGGTTATCCGCATTAATGGTGCCGAGGTGCTTGCCCGCGGTCGTACGGATAAAGCCCTGATCAACCAGTTCCGCCACCCGCTCCAGCAATTCGTGCTGGGCCTGCATGTCGCGAGCCTGGTGCATCGAACGGGCAAACATGAATTCGATATGCACCGACAGGCTCTTGGGCTTCACCTTCATGATGTCCACGGAAGCGGGATCATCGATAAAGGCGATCCGACCGAACGGGACCACGATATCGACATAGTTTTCAAAGTACGTGTCGGTGGCGTTGAGGCTGGCCACGTGGGTCACAGCGTCGATCGTGCCGGCCTCGACGAGGGCGTCGATCTGCGGTTTAAGGGGCTGACTGTGGTCCACGACGTGATCCGCCCCCAGTTCCTGTACCCAATTGCGGGACGCCTCACGCGACGCGGTGGCAATGACCGTCGCGCCGGTCAGGGTCTTGGCAAGCTGGATCAGGATCGATCCCACGCCGCCGGCCGCACCCACGACCAGGAGAACCTCGCCCGACGTTGACGAAGAACCGGGTGCCTGTTGAGCCAGTTCCAGGTGTTCGAACAACAGCTCCCAGGCGGTAATGGTGGTCAGCGGCAGGGCTGCGGCGTCGGCATCCGAGAGGCTCTTCGGCTTGTGGCCGACAATACGCTCATCAACGAGCTGGTACTCAGCATTACAGCCCGGGCGGGTCACGTCGCCGGCGTAATACACCTTGTCGCCCGGTTTGAACCCGGTCACTTCGGGTCCGGTGGCGACAACCTCGCCAACGGCATCCCAGCCGATAACCTTGTACTGCCCGTCTTCAGCGGGTGCTTTCTTGCGGATCTTGCAATCCACCGGGTTAACGGCAATTGCACTCACCTTAACCAGCAAATCCCGGCCTTCGGCTACCGGCTGGGGCAATTCAATGTCCATCAGCGCTTCGGTTTCGGTAATGGGAAGTGCGCGGGTATAGCCAATCGCTTTCATCGGAAGACCTCCTGTTGGGTCGTGGACGTTCATGGAATCGATGGCTGTCAGTGTGGCGGTGGATTAGACTTCCAAAAACAGCCTAATCATCGAAACATTTTCAAAAAATATTGGACAATATGACCCTCGAAGACTTGCAGGTTGTACTCAAGGTAGCGGAGTTCCGCGGCATCACGGCAGCGGCCACCAGCCTGGACATGCAGACATCCACCGCCAGCGCAGCCGTCAAGCGGGTGGAAAAAGCGCTGGGCATCGAGCTTTTCGTGCGTTCGACGCGACAGCTTCGTCTGTCTGGCGCGGGGGAAAAGTTTCTGCCGCAGTGCGAGCAGGCGCTCCAGATGCTGGAGCAGGCACGTCAGAATATCCGCGACGATCATGAGGCTGTGGAGGGCGAGCTGCGCCTGTCGGTCTCGTCCGACCTGGGTCGGAATCGGGTCATGCCCTGGCTGGACGAGATCATGGCGGAGCACCCCGACCTCAGCCTGCGCGTGAATATTAGCGACAGCAATATCGACTTCTATCGGGATTCAGTGGATATGGCGCTGCGTTATGGCTCACCGGACGATGCGAACCTGTTCGGGTTCAAGATCTGCGATGTCTACGGGGTACTATGCGCGACGCAAGCCTACCTGGACCAACACGGCACACCCAGGCATCCGCATGATCTGGGCGCTCACAACGGGCTTTTCTATCAGCTCCAGAATATCCCTCACGATGTGTGGACGTTCACCCACGGCGACCAGCACTTCAAGGTCAGGATGCGGGGCAACCGCTCGTCCAACGACGGCGACCTGGTGCGCCGCTGGTGCGTTGCGGGTTTGGGCATCGCGGTCAAATCATGTCTCGACATTTCAGAGGACCTGCTGGCCGGACGGGTTATCAGCGTGATGCCGGAATACAGGACGCGCATGACGGAACTCTGGTTGATCTGCCCCAGCCGCCAATCGATCACCCCAGCCATGCGTCTGCTCCGAGACCGCCTGAGGGAGAAATGTGTCGGGATACTGGACGAGTTGGCACAGCACGGACATATCAACGGCCAGGGGTGACGGGTATCGGAGGCTGACTACGTGTTCTTCAGATCAGGTCAGTTCTGATTAACGCGAAGCCAGTCACGCCCCGGCCGTCAACTCCCGGATTTTGGTTCGACTTTATTGATCGTACCTTGGGCAACGGCGACAGTGCGTTCGCCACCCTCTCCCAACACGAAAACGCTGCACTGGCAGACCGCCTGGTTTTTGCCCGATGACAGGACAGTGGCTCTTGCCACAAGCTTCTCGCCAATCGCCGGTCGGAGGTAATTGATCTTGTATTCGGACGTCACCGAATCGCCCAAGACCGAGCCGCCAGCATAGGTCAGTGCATTGTCGGCGAGGTAACTGACGACGCCACCATGGACAAATCCGTGTTGCTGTTTTAACTCTTCCCTCACCTGGAGCGTCAGAACGGCGTTGCCAGGTTCGAACACATCCAGCTCGGTGCCGAGCAACGCGCTGAAAGGCTGGTTCTTCAGTATCGTCTTCCCGAACTCCAATAAATCACTCATCGATCGATTTCCCCATAGATGCTTATCTTCAACCACAAACCGGTTCCGTTTTTTTCACAAACCTGACTCATAAAAGGGAAATGGTAAGCCAAAGGGAGACCAATCAAAGAGGCGCAGGTCTCGGCTTTTCGAAGCTCGACAGAAAACACAAGACCCGGTTCCTGAAAGCGATATAAACCGATTAATGACCGGGCAGGCCCGCAGATTCCGTCGACTCGCGTTTGCCGACAGGCCGCAATCTCATTCCAAGAGCAGCCGAGAGGGCGATAAAGCCAAAGCCGATCAGGATGGCGAGCCATTGTCGGCTATCGGCGCTGGCCAGGGACGCCTTGCCGCCGAACAGGGCCTGGAACAATACGCTTTGCTCTATCGCCCCGAACCCCACCATGTAGACGCCAGCGCCTACCAGGCCACCAAGTACGAAGAACACTGCGTCCAGCCGCCCGGCGCCGGCTGCGACTACGCCCGTCCCGGGACAGTAGCCCGCTATGGCCCAGCCGATACCCAGCAACGCACCGCCAACGGGCACGCCGACATACATGCTTTTGATGGAGAGATGGCCGCCATCGATCACACCCAGCCACAGACCAGCAAACAATAACGCTGACGAGACGCCAATGCCGAGCAGTATCGCTTTTGCCAGGTGCATGTCGGTGAGCGTGAGCATGCCGACGATTTTCTGCGGATCGGCAGCACCGATCCGCTGCAGGACAAAACCGAACAGCAGGCCCAGGAAAATAGCTAAGATCAGGCTCACGATGCACTTCCTCCATCACGATAGAGCAACAATGCCGTAGGTACGGCAAAGGCGAAGGCGGCCAAGGCAAACAGATAGCCACTGATGGCTGTCTGCATCATGCCGCTCATCATGTGGCCGCTGGTGCAACCACCGGCGAGCCGGGCGCCCCAGAGCACCAGGAAGCCACCGCCGAACGCCAGACTCAGACGCAGGCCCCGCGTCTGTCCGAACCGGGCCTCGTGAAAGGGCGGGATCGGCTCCCTGGCCTGGCGCTGCATGCGACGCCCGAGAAAACCACCCACCAACATGGAGAGAACAAAGATAAAACTGTAGTTGAGCAGGTTAGCCACTTCACTGGCATATTTACCGCCGGATTTGTCCAGGTAGGCGTTAGAGCTGGTATAGCCACTCGATGCCGTGGCGTCTTCCACAACCAGCTCTGGATTGATCCAGGCCCCCACCCACCCATCAAGGATGACGAATTGGGTGGACACCCCGATTGGTTTGACCAGTACCACCGCCAGCAAGAACGTGCCGGCAAGTGCCAGTCCACTGACCTTCCAGTTCCAGTACATGGAGCCCCCTACCGATTGCCCATCGGACAGGTATTCAGACCCAGCACCCGATAGAGCGGGCAATAGCCCACCAGCCCGGTAATCAGCGGCACCAGACCGACCAGGCCCCACAGGCTCTGTGGGCCGATCAGGGTAAGACTCAACAGCACCAGTCCAACCAGAACACGCAGGACTCGATCGATCCTGCCCTCGTTTCTAACCATGGGATTGCCCTTCCGTTCCGTTGTAATGGAACCAGTCTGGAGGGGCGGGGGCGGGCGGTCTGTAACTAAGTCACCGTGGTTTGCGAAACCCGCGAATGTATTGATTCAGGTCAGTTTTTCCAGGGCGCTCGCATCAATAATACGGATAGCGCCCCGCTGCGACTCGATAAAGCCGCGAGCGGACAGTTTTTTGATGTGTCGGGTGACCACCTCGCGAGCCGTACCCACTTCGGCAGCCATCAACTGGTGGGTGGTTCGTACCCGGTCGCTGCCGAAAGACAGGAGGTACTTGGCAATGCGTACATCGATCGGTTCGAGCGCCAGTTTCTCGATCGTCCGGATCAGATTGTCCATGCGTTTGGCGAAGCTCTGGAACACGCTGTTGCGGAACGCGGGGGCCGTCTCCATAAGGTCGTCGAAACGGGCCTTGGGCATCAGCCGCACGATGAGGTCGGTTTCCGCCACGGCCTCGGCGGGAAATCGCCGGTCGCCTAGCAGGCAGCTCGTGGTCAACACACAGATGTTGTTCGCCTGCACGTGGTAGAGGGTCACTTCGCGCCCGCTGGGCGAGCGCGTGAACAGGCGCACCGATCCGGACTTCAGGAGGAAGTAGTTCAGGCACTCATCACCCTGGTGCAGTATCGGTTGGCCGGCGGAGATCCGGATATCGTGGTAACCGTCGAAATAGTGAGTGATGGACAAAGCGTTTGCGCCTCCATTCCTGTTGCCCGGAGAAAGAGAATAACGCGACTCGCTGGGAAGCTCAGTGAGCATTGTTCTGACGAGCGCTTGCTGGGCACGCGCTTCCCGTCGCCGGTATGACGCGCGCCAGCTGGATCGCAACCTCAATAGTATACAAAAAGATATATTGAAAAATTTCGCCAAGTCAGGTCTTTCAGTGAACTAAAATTTCCGTAACATTTGAGCTATAGCTAGTTTGCTTACTCTTCGACCCGCACTGTTGCTCACCGAATCGGTGTGCTTGCATTCTGATGGCGGCAATTGACTTATCTCGGGTTGCAGGAAATGACCTTCTGTCGAGTTCTTTGTATTGCTGTCATCGTTCTAATCGCGCAATCCGCTTTGTCATCCGAACGTCCGCAGAGTCCGGTCGTCGCCTCCCAATTGGTTTCCGAAATCGGCTTCCTGCATGAGGCCCAGGACACGCCCTTATCCCTGGAGGCCGCACGAAAACGATTTGAAAGTGGCAACGCACAGTCAGCCGCACACAGCTTCCTGACCTTTGGTATTGGCTCCAAACCGGTATGGGTGCGGCTCGGCCTCGATAACCCGACGGATGTCACGCTTCGACGACGACTGACTGCTGCCGAAACGTGGATCGATCAGGTCGATGTTTACCAGGTCACCAGCGGTGGCCTGTTGCACCACTGGCAGGCAGGCGATGCAAAGCCCCGGGATAGGCATCTCCTTCCAGCCGTTGGCCTCGTTTTCGATGTAGACGTTCCTCCCGGGCAAAGCGCGATCTACATCCGCGGGCAAACATTCGATCCCATGACGCTGCCGATCGCGCTCCTGTCCGCTGCCGAGTCACGCACACACTATATGCTGACCCAGATGGCCTACGGGTTGCTCTACGGAATCCTGCTCACGCTCATTGCCTATAACCTGCTGCTTTACCGGACCTTCAAGCTACTGAGCGCGCTGGCCTATTCCATCTATATCGGTAGCTTTATCATGCTTAACACGGGCTACGTGGGCTATGGCTCTTACTGGCTTTATCCGGAAAGCCCCCAGATCCAGAACTATCTCACACTGCTACTCATGGTGCTGCACGGCATTTGCGGGCTCTCGTTCGCGCTGGCATTCCTTTCAGTCAAGGAGAACCTGCCAAGGGTAAGACGCGCTGTGCTCGCCTATATGGCCGTCGGCCTTGTCGTCATCGTGCCCTTGATCATTGCCCGGAATCAGCTGTACGCCGCGACCTTTGCCTTTGGGTATCTGTCACTTACGACGCTGGTGATGATTGTGCTGGGGGTACTCAGTCGCAAACACATCGCGAATGCCAACACCTACCTTGCGGCGGTTCTGGCCAGCATGATTGGCGTGTTGGCCACCGCGCTGACGGTTTGGGGCGCTATTCCCTATACCCATCAGGGTTACCACGCCGCCGAGTTTGGCGTGGTTATCGAGGCTGTGCTGCTGGCCCTCATCCTGGGCAAGAAACTGAAAGCCATCGAAACCGAGCGCATCGACGCCCAATACCTGTCCTCCCACGATGCGTTGACCAACCTCCACAACCGACGCTCGTTCCTTGAAGTGGGGAATAAACTGCTTCACGTCGCGGTGCGCAAGCAGCGTCCAATGAGCCTGGTGCTTATCGACATCGACCACTTCAAGGCCGTCAACGATCGCTATGGCCACCAGACGGGCGACCGGGCCCTGGTTCACCTTGCCCGCCTGCTGATGGACAACGTACGGGATGGTGACATCGTCGCGCGTTGGGGTGGCGAGGAAATCGTGTTGTTGCTGCCGGAAACCACCATTGATGAGGCTGTTTTCTTCGCCGAAAGACTGCGCACGAAAATTGCCTCTACGCCGATGGTGGCTGGTCACCATGAGATAACGATGACGGTCTGCTTCGGCGTTGCCTCAAGAAAGAAGGACGAGACGCTGGATAATCTTTTCGGCGAGGCGGACCGGCAGCTCTACAGTGCCAAGGCCGGAGGACGCAATCGCGTGGAGCCGCATGCGCCACTGTCCGCTATGAAAGCATCAGCCTAGCGTGCGTAAAGACCAACAGGTAGGCACCCGGAAAATACTGTGACGAGAAAGGAGTGCGGTCATGTCGATCAGGCATGCTTCGGAAAGCGATTTGGCGAGGATCGTGGAGATTTACAACGCGGCTATTCCTTCCAGGCGCTCCACAGCGGATACAGAGCCGGTCACGCCCGATGCGCGCCATGACTGGTTTCGACAGCACCGGGCGCACCGGCGGCCGCTCTGGGTCTGGGAAGAGGCCGGTCACGTCGCGGCCTGGGTCAGCTTCGAGGATTTCTACGGACGGCCTGCCTACCGACATACAGCGGAACTGAGCATCTATGTCGCACCGGAATACCAGCGTCGCCGACTGGGCGCGAAATTACTCGGGGAAGCCCTGAAACAGGCCCCTGAACTCGGGATCAAGTCTTTGGTGGGTTACGTGTTCTCGCACAACGAAGCCAGCATTCGACTGCTGCAGTCGATCGGTTTCGAGGAGTGGGGACGACTGCCCGATATCGCCGAAATGGACGGCAATGAATACAGCCTGAGCATCATGGGGAAGAGACTTTAAGGCCTGCTTAGCATGTCGATATAGCAGGGAAAAGCCGGACAGAATGGTTTTGGACGTACCTGGAAGCATTCCGCCCCGGTCGATTATCCCCGCGAGCCCCCTAACCGGCTCAGCCGCCCTATCACAGTGCGTATTACATCGCTCCGCGCGCGACGCTGGTCCCGCTTCACCTGTTCCAAATCAATGCCCCCCTGTCCGTCCCGGTACCTGGCAGGAATGCTTGCCTTGAGCGGGGCTTCGCTATATCCATGCCCAACCCTGACCTGCTCGCGGGGTAGCAGTGGGTAGGCACTGCGAAAGTACTGTGCTTCACCTGAAATCATCTTCTTCCGACCTCCTCCACCGCGTGGCAGACGCGTTGGTTATCTTGTGGACTCGGTACGATGCTAACGTTGTTCTAAACTGCAACACATTCCAAAAGCACGAGTGCTAACTTTGCAAAATCGAACAACCAAAAATCGGAAGCAACCTGTGCCCACGACACAGAAAGCGCGTAATCACCTGGCCTGGAACGACTTCGAGTTAGTCCTGGCGATTGCCTCTACTGGCTCTCTGTCAGGCGCTGCACGCGCGCTGGGCGTCAGCCACGCGACCGTTTTCCGCCGCCTGGGCGATGTCGAACAGCGCCTGGGCGTTACGCTGTTTGACCGGAGTCGTACCGGCTACCGACCCACTATCGCCGGTGAAGAGCTGGCCGAAACGGCCAAGGTCATGGATGAGGCAGCCCTGGCCGCCGAGCGTAAGGTTGCAGGCCGCGACCTGGAACCCAGCGGGGAAATCTGGACCACGACAACGGATTCCCTGCTCATGGGCCTGTTGGCGCCCTTGTTCACGCAGTTCCGGGCCAGGTACCCCGGTATCCTGTTGGATGTTGCCGTTTCCAATCAGCTATTCAACCTGACACGGCGGGAGGCCGATGTCGCCATCCGTCCATCCAATCGGCCACCGGAAAACCTGATCGGCCGGCCGCTGACAACCATTGGCCAGGCGGTATATGGGCACCGGGACTTCGACCTGTCCCCTGGGGAGGCTATCGATGCCTATGCCGGCCTACCCTGGATCGGGGCCGGCCCCCGACTGACGGATTCAGCACTGGACCAATGGATGGACAGGAATGCGTTGAAAGCCGCCTGTATCTATCGCGTCGATACGCTGGTCAGCATATTGAGCGCCGTTCGCTCCGGGATGGGGCTGGCAGTGCTGCCGTGTTATCTCGCCGATGGCGACGCGGAGGTTGTCCAGCTGACGGACCCGATTCCCGAGCTGGAGTATGGTTTGTGGTTCCTGATGCACCCCGACCTGCGAGGCGTCGTCAGGATCCATGCCCTTATGGATTTCCTGACCGAGACCATACGGGCACAGGAGGGGCGTCTGGCGGGGGCTAAAATTCCGCCCCATTAACTCGCCCTAGTGGAAACGCAACACCAACGCGACTGACGGTCCAGTCTCGGCTGTTCGTTCCTGCAAAGGCATTTATCAGTTTCTGGGAATACCTGTTGCTCCACGAACAACATAGGCTGTTGGCAAACGGATCTAACAGGGACTGCTTATGAATATCCTCATCGTCCTCGCCCACCCCGAGCGCAACTCATTCAACGGAGCACTGGTAGAGGTGGCGAAAGCGACGCTGGAAGGGGCCGGCCACGCAGTAGAAGTGGATGATCTTTATGGGGAAGGCTTCGATCCCGTCGAACGAGCCTCAAACTATCCAGATGGCTTGATCGACGACTCTTTCGCGCCGTTGACCGTCCAGCGTGCGAACTACGAACAAGGTACGTTGCCGCGCGATGTGAAGCGGGAAATCGCGCGCCTGGAATGGGCGGACCTGGTGATTTTCCAGTTCCCGCTATGGTGGCACTCGCAGCCGGCTATCCTGAAAGGATGGTTCGACCGTGTGCTTGTCTACGGCGGGCTCTATTCCGGCAGCATGCGCTATGATCGCGGCCATTTCCGGGGCAAACGGGCGATCTGCTCAGTCACGGCAGGATCGCCCGAGCAGGCGTTCATGCCCTTTGGCCGCGCGGGCAACATGGTCGAATGGCTGTGGCCTATCCATTCTTCGCTGTATTACGTTGGGTATGACGTTCTCCCTCCCCAGGTACACTATGGCATTCAGGGCGGTGGTATCCAGTACCAGGATGCGGCGGCGTTTCGGGCGAGGCTCGTATCCATGAAAGAAACCTGGGCCTCACGGCTCGCCAATTTGCCGGGCGAATCCCCTATCCCGTTTAGCACCTGGGACGATTGGGATGATGATGGCGTCTTGAAGCATGAACACCCCTTGCGTTGGCGCTTATCCTGAGTTTCAGGGAACGCGTCAAAGGGGCAAAGGAAGCCGGGACGGATTGTCTCCAGACCCGAGCGGAAGTCACCGCTTGGTCCTCATCATCTGCTTGATCAGTTGGGCCAGTATGCGACTGATCTGGGTTGCCAGGCTTCGCAGGAAACTCTTGGTAAACGCCTCGGTCGGGGTCTGGCGGCGACTGCGCTTGAGGCTGGCTTCCTTTTCCGGTTCGGTCCTCGTTGACTCGACCTGTTGCTGCGCCTTTCGACGGGCCTGCAAGCGCTCGTGTGCGCTGTCCCGATCGATCGATTTCGCGTACTTGGCAGCCAGTGGCGAAGCCTGCCGCATGATTGCGAGCGCCCCGTCATCCACCGGGCCAATCTGGCTACGGGGAGGGGCGATCAACGTTTTTACCACAACCGACGGCACGCCCTGATCATCCAACGTCGACACCAGCGCCTCACCCAGCCCCAGTTCCGTAATAACCTGCTCGGTATCCAGTCCTGGATTGGGACGGAAGGTCTGGGCCGCCGCCTTGACGGCCTTCTGGTCGCTGGGCGTGTAGGCGCGCAATGCGTGCTGGACGCGGTTACCCAATTGGCCCAGAACGCTGTCGGGCACATCCGATGGCGACTGGGTGACGAAGTAGATACCCACGCCTTTGGAGCGAATCAGGCGGACCGTCTGTTCCAACTTTTCCAACAGGGCTGGCGGGGCCTTATCGAACAACAGGTGAGCTTCATCGAAGAAGAAGACAAGCAACGGCAGGGGCTGGTCGCCCCGCTCCGGCAGTTGCTCGAACAGTTCGGCCAATAGCCACAGCAGGAAGGTGGTATAGACCCGCGGCTGCATCATCAGCTGGTGGCCATCGAGCAGGTTGATGACGCCCTGCCCCTGATCTGTCGCGATCAGGTCATCGATATCCAGCGCTGGTTCGCCAAAGAACGTTTCTCCACCGTCGCCCTTGAGCACCAGCACCCGCCGCATGATCGCGCCCAGACTCTGGACAGAAAGACTGCCGTAGTCCGCTTCAAGCGTCTTCCGGTTGGCCAGTATCCAGTTGAGGAGTGCTTCCAGGTCCTTGAGGTCCAGCAGGGGCAGGTCCTCTTTCTCTGCATAGTCGAACGCCAGTTGCAGGATGCCGCTCTGGGTGTCGTTCAATTCCAGCAGGTTGGCCAATAGCGCGGGACCCAGGTCGGCCACTGTGGTTCGCACAGTTTGGCCAGTCTTGCCGAAGATATCCCACAGCCGTGTGGGACAGCCGGAGGGCGCCCAATCCTTAATGCCAATGGCCTCTATCCGTTTATCCACATGCTTGTTGTGGCTGCCCGGCGCCGAAATACCGCTCAGGTCGCCTTTGATATCCGCGCTGAACACCGGAACGCCCAGCCGGGAGAAACCCTCTGCGAGTACTTGCAGGGTCACGGTCTTGCCGGTCCCGGTGGCACCCGCCACCAAACCATGGCGATTGGCCATGGTCCCCAGCAAATATTGCTGCTGGCCGTCTGCTGCACCGATCAGAACATTATCCATGACCACCATCCCTGGCCGGTGGAGGACCGGCATCCGATGATTGATAAGAAGGGAACATTTGGATTTAAGGCCAGGGGCGGGAATTAATCAATCGCCGCGTTCGCCCTGAAAAAGTCGCTAGGTGCCCGTGCTCAGCTGCGGGGGAGCAGGCAACCATCGAATGCGCTATTTAGCATTCTTTCTCGCCCGATGCGCCGCCGCCTTCATTCGGTTACCGCACGAAGCCATGCTGCACCAGCGACGGCGGTGTGACTTCGTTTGATCATGGAACAGCAGGACGCAATCCGAAGCTTCGCATTGTCTCACGAGCTCCAGATCTTCCTCGGTCAGCAACCGGACCAACGCCCGAGCCACAGGCTGCAACAAACTCTCAGCCTCCTGGTTGCACCTGTGCTCTTCCCTTCTGAACACAGAAGCCGTCGGATCCCATACAAGTTTTTCGATGGGAGCTCCACGCTCCAGCACCTGGTTGACGACAGCCGGGTCTGCCGGTTGACCCTCCTTTGCGGCGTTGACCAGAGCTCTCATATTTTCACGTAGTTCCCGCGCGAGTCCGACCAGGCCTGACGGCAAGCTCTCGAGATCTTCCGTCAATACGCCAGCCTCACGGAGCCAGGCGACAACACTGCTGTCACCATCCAGGCACTCTTTCCGCTCGGCCCCGACGCCAAACTGCGTGTTGATGAAATCGAGCGCGAGATTGCTCGCGACAAACGGTGGTGTGATTCCTGAGGACATCTTAGTAACCCCTAATAGCAATGTTGACAGGTTACTCTCATTATGGATAACCTTCAAAAACACTCTTTAAAGGTTACTTAGGAGATGACCCATGACAGCTGCAAATCTGAATACCTCCAGGGATACCGCGGTAAAAGTCCACTATCGCTATGAAAAAGTGGGCGACGTAAACATCTTCTATCGCGAAGCCGGTGAGCCGACAGCACCGACTGTTTTGCTGCTACACGGGTTCGCGGCCTCGTCCTATATGTGGCGCGATGTTATTGAAGGGCTAGCGGACCGTTATCATGTGGTGGCGCCCGATCTGCCTGCATTTGGCTTTACGGAGGCACCGGAGCGTGGCCAGTATGAGTACACCTTCGCAAACCTCACGAAAACGATTGATCAATTCACCGAGCAGCTGAAGCTCGACCGCTACGCGATTGGCGTCCACGACTACGGTGCACCTGTTGGCTGGCGACTGGCGATGGATCATCCTGAAAAAGTAACGGCCATCATTTCGCAGAACGGCAACGCCTACGAAGAAGGCCTTTCAAGTGGCTGGGACCCGATCAGGAAGTATTGGAACGACCCGTCGCAGGAGAACCGGGATGCCCTTAGCAACTTTCCAACGCCGGAGTCCATCAAGTGGCAGTACGTGGAGGGTGTGAGCGATACAAGTATGGTTGCTCCGGACGCTTATATGTTGGAAGGGGCCCAGATTTCAAAGCCCGGCATGGCGGATATCCAACTCGACCTGCTGTTGAACTACGCCTCGAATGTGGAGAGATACCCTGAATTCCAGGCCTATTTCCGCGAACATCAACCACCGCTGCTCGCCGTGTGGGGCGAACACGATCCATTCTTCCTACCACCGGGTGCGGAAGCCTGGAAGCGGGATATTCCGGAGGCGGACATTCGCTTCTACGACACAGGGCATTTCGCACTGGAAACCCATGGCGATGTGATCGTTCCGGCGATTCGTGCGTTCCTGGATGAGCACACGAAAGCTTAATAAGCTAGGCAGCAAATTAGTTAGAGCAATCACGCCCCATCTGTCGGGGCGTTATTTGTTGAGGTGTTCTCAGGCATCAGGTTC
The window above is part of the Marinobacter nanhaiticus D15-8W genome. Proteins encoded here:
- a CDS encoding NAD(P)H-dependent oxidoreductase, which produces MNILIVLAHPERNSFNGALVEVAKATLEGAGHAVEVDDLYGEGFDPVERASNYPDGLIDDSFAPLTVQRANYEQGTLPRDVKREIARLEWADLVIFQFPLWWHSQPAILKGWFDRVLVYGGLYSGSMRYDRGHFRGKRAICSVTAGSPEQAFMPFGRAGNMVEWLWPIHSSLYYVGYDVLPPQVHYGIQGGGIQYQDAAAFRARLVSMKETWASRLANLPGESPIPFSTWDDWDDDGVLKHEHPLRWRLS
- a CDS encoding CGNR zinc finger domain-containing protein, with translation MKVIHNESNLSTLLLGVTKMSSGITPPFVASNLALDFINTQFGVGAERKECLDGDSSVVAWLREAGVLTEDLESLPSGLVGLARELRENMRALVNAAKEGQPADPAVVNQVLERGAPIEKLVWDPTASVFRREEHRCNQEAESLLQPVARALVRLLTEEDLELVRQCEASDCVLLFHDQTKSHRRRWCSMASCGNRMKAAAHRARKNAK
- a CDS encoding alpha/beta fold hydrolase, with the protein product MTAANLNTSRDTAVKVHYRYEKVGDVNIFYREAGEPTAPTVLLLHGFAASSYMWRDVIEGLADRYHVVAPDLPAFGFTEAPERGQYEYTFANLTKTIDQFTEQLKLDRYAIGVHDYGAPVGWRLAMDHPEKVTAIISQNGNAYEEGLSSGWDPIRKYWNDPSQENRDALSNFPTPESIKWQYVEGVSDTSMVAPDAYMLEGAQISKPGMADIQLDLLLNYASNVERYPEFQAYFREHQPPLLAVWGEHDPFFLPPGAEAWKRDIPEADIRFYDTGHFALETHGDVIVPAIRAFLDEHTKA
- a CDS encoding helicase HerA-like domain-containing protein — encoded protein: MDNVLIGAADGQQQYLLGTMANRHGLVAGATGTGKTVTLQVLAEGFSRLGVPVFSADIKGDLSGISAPGSHNKHVDKRIEAIGIKDWAPSGCPTRLWDIFGKTGQTVRTTVADLGPALLANLLELNDTQSGILQLAFDYAEKEDLPLLDLKDLEALLNWILANRKTLEADYGSLSVQSLGAIMRRVLVLKGDGGETFFGEPALDIDDLIATDQGQGVINLLDGHQLMMQPRVYTTFLLWLLAELFEQLPERGDQPLPLLVFFFDEAHLLFDKAPPALLEKLEQTVRLIRSKGVGIYFVTQSPSDVPDSVLGQLGNRVQHALRAYTPSDQKAVKAAAQTFRPNPGLDTEQVITELGLGEALVSTLDDQGVPSVVVKTLIAPPRSQIGPVDDGALAIMRQASPLAAKYAKSIDRDSAHERLQARRKAQQQVESTRTEPEKEASLKRSRRQTPTEAFTKSFLRSLATQISRILAQLIKQMMRTKR
- a CDS encoding GNAT family N-acetyltransferase; this translates as MSIRHASESDLARIVEIYNAAIPSRRSTADTEPVTPDARHDWFRQHRAHRRPLWVWEEAGHVAAWVSFEDFYGRPAYRHTAELSIYVAPEYQRRRLGAKLLGEALKQAPELGIKSLVGYVFSHNEASIRLLQSIGFEEWGRLPDIAEMDGNEYSLSIMGKRL
- a CDS encoding LysR family transcriptional regulator; translated protein: MPTTQKARNHLAWNDFELVLAIASTGSLSGAARALGVSHATVFRRLGDVEQRLGVTLFDRSRTGYRPTIAGEELAETAKVMDEAALAAERKVAGRDLEPSGEIWTTTTDSLLMGLLAPLFTQFRARYPGILLDVAVSNQLFNLTRREADVAIRPSNRPPENLIGRPLTTIGQAVYGHRDFDLSPGEAIDAYAGLPWIGAGPRLTDSALDQWMDRNALKAACIYRVDTLVSILSAVRSGMGLAVLPCYLADGDAEVVQLTDPIPELEYGLWFLMHPDLRGVVRIHALMDFLTETIRAQEGRLAGAKIPPH